Proteins from a genomic interval of Choristoneura fumiferana chromosome 12, NRCan_CFum_1, whole genome shotgun sequence:
- the LOC141433361 gene encoding uncharacterized protein isoform X1, protein MKTISVQQPINLKVVPLELDFTTLVSESPRQEKKVKEIKIPKINFGRRASVVPAPPPIRNYSNQKRDVKELVQELLDDLYADQRDWSSTSGVEYSHGSISAASLVSSQSLCNDQNDAIERSFLEGLDVFDLRKQAIEWEIRLRVAGERLARCVRARDRMRRQQKRLCAAFTVLLRHITGDAGARFGVAPAGEGAGEGGYAEWLHAMRLVARLPAGVPHHFRKKLWITLADRHLSARGIDWPVAEGACFRGTAQPDDTELGAQIIKDLHRTGCSLFCGTEGRENQAMLRRVLLAYARWNKDVGYCQGFNMLAAIILEVMDKSESDSLKVMIYLVEAVLPEGYFADDLRGLSADMAAFRDLLRLRLPRLANHMDHLQRISDGGGVEPPLPDVFTMQWFLTLYATWVPRESLLRIWDLILLDGNEVLLLTALAIWDMLQDRILSARSADEFYSCMGGGVGAVWAAGESLVARVVAFGSVPELPRLRSLHRYRVTPPAPPITAPVCQPPLHSAMQSMTKKGLRLFYSEDEGDSSDDGNKMALATVIPRREDRVGAGDRLSLDIGALKRQYARLRERQRQAHVILAAACARHAAVGVPTSPTSLTVNNLLLGKSAIVSSRGRRLGPPPGAVPPSRQSTAAREKPTSPRAHSNETMSWNEEKSRMTLSRRNSVKWKDIKKDKPIEKNRKASIDLDEVGDGIIVSEREADEMIASLRSRSSSESSTYSSHSASSTDTSLCDENERGSDSEPEIPTDNKGKGKTSTKESKHSSTSLISATNLSHSSIIKESKISPCSFPKETKYPCSPKIRESNISPITLKKDSPLNLSEISPFTNTTSYLNSPILKDTKISPVAKDTTYFHSPVIRESKITLCTEQDQMAPADVTVKNISDYLDSAAGEPLRNYIDGFESKLKDNMLTCTEIDTYKPISPFKSKSPYSDVGSEKGEVLMRLKSEEYSRSSESVRSAKPPKNLTDLSPIDLSPCNFALGYKSPYNYDFESNFKRPTTPKLDVSTRPPDIIDSLTMYPNFVPDIDLSEKHVSDIDSPQRSPGAESIVISEDEPPIPLRIDKYFEHSPEFFGARVTDPNNSEIPNRRAAKRLLRIPKKPDSLTLQSSHNDKIEKSEAERASSLPQSHSFSKQITLSPEIDKQHTFDRIERLYEERSEPQTTKPDSLEKSPESKIFSPKGYVIRSGRKNSERALQIIQENSKILSRILTKQNVLTAANNTQETKSFENMIDAVKPSTSGSIYEKPDEAKFTDCSFLKESTSDSLIIHRKKTTSNYANDKNHFVRIRPISIDDPFSLEIRDGISRNPEFAMKYIKSPSSECLGNKTDLYGWENKGFFAKCDSKNLLSKSDKYEFAYTSNANIKITPDSIVQKDVSNNDPKPTSISEWARNSAPGESKASVTLPSSSEQKDTSTYERRFTSEDYNYPLSSKYNDFVLSKASDICSKTVGQGPKICDSLLKTDNSQVSEFAHIVTSSISFTYEPSAEDDSPTGGKSNSSDTLCQITSLDQVSTPISPKIFPTRETPSLPKEYLEKSDKLRLESDDTCSAITSLYETDTLSSLSYPRSPSTGSYHPFPTRPAMRMPKELGVRLGMYPKDTVNSPPK, encoded by the exons AAGCGAGACGTAAAGGAATTAGTACAAGAGTTGTTAGACGATCTCTACGCAGACCAGCGTGACTGGAGCTCCACTAGTGGCGTCGAGTACAGCCATGG atCAATATCAGCAGCGTCTCTAGTGTCATCGCAGTCGCTTTGTAATGATCAGAATGATGCGATCGAGCGCAGTTTCTTGGAAGGCTTAG atgtattCGACCTCCGGAAGCAAGCGATCGAGTGGGAAATCAGGCTGCGAGTGGCGGGCGAGCGGCTGGCGCGATGCGTCCGGGCGCGGGACCGCATGCGGCGCCAGCAGAAGAGGCTTTGTGCGGCCTTCACTGTGCTGCTACGACACATCA CGGGCGACGCCGGCGCGCGGTTCGGCGTGGCTCCGGCGGGCGAGGGCGCGGGCGAAGGCGGCTACGCGGAGTGGCTTCACGCTATGCGGCTCGTAGCCCGACTGCCCGCCGGCGTGCCACATCATTTTCGCAAAAAG CTATGGATAACTCTGGCGGACCGGCACCTAAGCGCTCGCGGCATCGACTGGCCGGTGGCAGAGGGCGCCTGCTTTCGCGGCACGGCGCAGCCCGACGACACGGAGCTAGGGGCACAGATTATAAAG GATTTACATCGGACGGGGTGCTCTCTTTTCTGCGGCACCGAAGGCCGAGAGAATCAAGCCATGTTACGTCGAGTTCTTTTGGCTTACGCCAG ATGGAACAAAGACGTTGGTTACTGCCAAGGTTTCAATATGTTAGCTGCAATAATTTTGGAAGTAATGGACAAATCAGAATCCGACTCTCTAAAG GTGATGATATACCTGGTAGAAGCGGTTCTACCGGAAGGCTATTTTGCCGATGACCTTCGAGGTCTGTCAGCGGACATGGCCGCCTTCCGAGACCTGCTGAGACTGCGTTTGCCTCGGTTAGCTAACCACATGGACCACTTGCAAAGGATATCAGACG GTGGAGGCGTAGAACCTCCGTTGCCTGATGTGTTCACGATGCAGTGGTTCCTCACTCTTTATGCGACTTGGGTCCCGCGGGAATCTCTTCTCAGAATATGGGACCTCATTTTGCTTGACGGAAATGAAGTTCTGCTGTTAACTGCACTCGCTATTTGGGATATGCTTCAAGA CCGCATCCTATCGGCTCGATCGGCCGATGAGTTTTACAGCTGCATGGGCGGTGGAGTTGGTGCTGTATGGGCGGCTGGGGAGTCTCTGGTGGCAAGAGTAGTGGCCTTTGGGTCAGTACCCGAGTTACCCCGATTGCGTAGCTTGCACAGATACAGAGTGACCCCGCCAGCGCCGCCCATTACTGCTCCTGTTTGCCAGCCACCACTACATTCTGCG ATGCAATCGATGACAAAGAAAGGATTACGCCTATTTTACTCTGAAGATGAAGGTGATTCGAGCGATGACGGGAATAAAATGGCATTAGCTACg GTTATTCCGAGACGTGAAGATCGTGTAGGAGCCGGTGACAGATTGTCCTTAGATATTGGTGCGCTTAAGCGGCAATACGCAAGACTTCGGGAGCGCCAGAGACAAGCGCATGTTATCCTAGCAGCTGCTTGTGCCAGACACGCTGCAG TTGGCGTACCTACTTCACCCACTTCACTCACAGTTAACAATCTGCTACTTGGTAAAAGTGCTATTGTCAGCTCCCGTGGACGAAGACTTGGTCCGCCGCCAGGTGCAGTGCCACCTTCTCGCCAATCTACTGCAGCTAGGGAAAAGCCTACATCTCCGCGAGCTCACTCAAACGAAACCATGAGTTGGAATGAGGAAAAAAGTCGTATGACACTAAGCAGGCGCAACTCTGTCAAATGGaaagatattaaaaaagataaacccatagaaaaaaatagaaaagcaTCTATTGATTTAGATGAAGTAGGCGACGGAATAATTGTTTCTGAGCGAGAAGCAGATGAGATGATTGCTTCGTTGCGATCACGAAGCTCCAGTGAGAGTTCTACATATTCTTCACATTCAGCATCCAGTACTGATACTAGCCTGTGTGATGAAAACGAGCGTGGAAGTGACTCTGAGCCTGAAATACCAACTGACAATAAGGGAAAAGGTAAAACCAGTACAAAGGAGTCAAAACATTCATCTACGTCTCTTATAAGCGCCACAAATTTATCTCATTCATCcattataaaagaaagtaaaatttcACCGTGTTCCTTTCCAAAAGAAACTAAATATCCATGTTCACCTAAAATAAGAGAATCAAATATTTCTCCTATTACGCTAAAAAAAGATTCTCCCCTTAACCTTTCTGAAATTTCACCTTTCACTAACACTACAAGTTATCTTAATTCACCTATACTAAAAGACACCAAAATAAGTCCCGTTGCAAAAGACACTACGTATTTTCACTCACCCGTTATTAGGGAATCTAAAATAACATTATGTACAGAACAAGATCAAATGGCGCCGGCCGATGTTACGGTCAAAAATATATCCGATTATTTAGATTCAGCAGCTGGGGAACCACTTAGAAATTATATAGATGGGtttgaaagtaaattaaaagACAATATGCTTACTTGTACTGAAATAGACACTTATAAGCCAATAAGTCCCTTTAAAAGTAAATCTCCATACTCAGATGTAGGTTCTGAGAAGGGAGAAGTCCTGATGAGACTAAAGTCTGAAGAATATTCGAGAAGTTCTGAGTCAGTTCGTTCTGCAAAACCACCAAAAAATCTTACCGACCTTAGTCCCATTGACTTGTCACCATGTAATTTTGCCCTCGGTTATAAGTCTCCCTATAATTATGATTTTGAATCTAATTTTAAGCGCCCTACTACTCCTAAATTAGATGTAAGTACTAGGCCACCAGATATTATTGATAGTTTGACGATGTATCCAAATTTTGTGCCTGATATAGATTTATCGGAAAAACATGTATCAGACATCGATAGCCCACAGAGAAGTCCCGGTGCAGAGAGCATAGTTATTAGTGAAGATGAGCCTCCTATACCGCTAAGAATTGATAAGTATTTTGAACATAGTCCAGAATTTTTTGGAGCTCGTGTTACAGATCCCAACAATTCTGAAATACCCAATCGGAGAGCGGCTAAGAGACTGTTACGAATCCCAAAAAAACCTGACTCCTTGACATTACAGAGCAGCCACAatgacaaaattgaaaaaagtgaGGCGGAAAGAGCATCATCGCTGCCACAAAGTCATAGTTTTTCAAAGCAGATTACCTTGAGTCCCGAAATAGACAAACAGCACACATTTGATCGCATCGAAAGGTTATATGAAGAACGAAGTGAGCCGCAAACAACGAAACCTGACTCGTTAGAGAAATCACCTgagagtaaaatattttctccCAAAGGTTACGTTATTCGATCCGGTCGCAAAAACAGCGAAAGAGCTCTACAAATTATTCAAGAAAATTCTAAAATATTAAGCAgaattctaacaaaacaaaatgttcttacCGCAGCTAACAATACTCAAGAAACTAAGAGCTTTGAAAACATGATAGATGCAGTCAAACCTTCAACTAGTGGGTCTATTTATGAAAAGCCAGACGAAGCAAAGTTTACTGATTGCTCATTTCTTAAGGAGTCAACATCTGATTCATTAATAATTCATAGAAAAAAGACTACCAGCAATTATGCAAACGACAAAAACCATTTTGTAAGAATCAGACCAATCTCAATAGACGATCCTTTTTCACTCGAGATACGTGACGGAATTTCACGTAATCCAGAATTTGCAATGAAATATATTAAATCTCCCAGCAGCGAATGTTTAGGTAACAAAACTGATTTATACGGTTGGGAGAACAAAGGTTTTTTTGCAAAATGCGactcaaaaaatcttttaagtAAATCAGACAAATACGAATTTGCGTACACAAGTAATGCAAATATCAAGATAACTCCAGATTCAATAGTTCAGAAGGATGTTTCGAATAATGATCCAAAACCGACGTCGATTTCTGAATGGGCCAGAAACTCAGCACCTGGCGAATCAAAAGCCTCCGTGACGCTGCCGTCATCATCAGAACAGAAAGATACTTCGACGTATGAACGTCGATTTACATCTGAAGACTACAATTATCCGCTTTCAAGCAAATACAACGACTTTGTTTTATCTAAAGCTAGTGATATTTGCAGCAAAACGGTGGGCCAAGGGCCGAAAATTTGCGATAGTTTATTAAAGACTGACAACAGCCAAGTTAGTGAGTTTGCTCATATAGTTACTTCCTCTATTAGCTTCACCTATGAGCCATCAGCGGAGGATGATTCCCCTACCGGAGGAAAGAGTAATTCGAGCGATACTTTGTGTCAAATAACCTCCCTGGATCAAGTGTCTACTCCAATATCACCGAAAATCTTTCCAACTAGAGAGACTCCTTCGTTACCAAAGGAGTATTTAGAAAAGAGTGATAAATTGAGATTGGAATCTGATGACACTTGTAGTGCAATAACATCTCTCTACGAGACAGACACTCTGTCTTCGTTGTCTTATCCTCGCAGCCCTTCGACCGGCTCCTACCACCCGTTTCCTACGCGTCCAGCGATGCGTATGCCTAAAGAGCTCGGAGTCAGACTAGGAATGTATCCTAAAGACACCGTTAATTCACCCCCAAAGTAA